Proteins from one Lonchura striata isolate bLonStr1 chromosome 28, bLonStr1.mat, whole genome shotgun sequence genomic window:
- the MEX3D gene encoding RNA-binding protein MEX3D: MPGSMYQPEPGQPARGPPRCLTLLSPPPPAGQEPPPEPEPGREREGPPGPPAQGEAAALRFALDQLSLLGLEGAEEPAGGAGPGGLRERERGGGGSPGPAPAPAAGAFGSLAPPLGPPALLPEPPASRKKSVNMTECVPVPSSEHVAEIVGRQGCKIKALRAKTNTYIKTPVRGEEPVFIVTGRKEDVEMAKREILSAAEHFSMIRATRNKVNGLTGAMQGPPNLPGQTTIQVRVPYRVVGLVVGPKGATIKRIQQQTHTYIVTPSRDKEPVFEVTGMPENVDRAREEIEAHITMRTGSFIDVNADNDFHSNGTDVCLDLQGGAAPWAKAPHPAQRPSAALRNDSLSSLGSGSTESFYSGRVAAASPTSPYSTFSEPPAPLGSDECDFGFDFLALDLTTPTTTIWSPFERSGNPLQAFSSCSSINSSQRRNSGPATPRHSPTLPESGAAGLEHPSARRIPSDPAGALAWLPAQGSLSSFSNSTGYSSSSSLPGSISAASGSPTDSSSSDGHRKSSRECMVCLESEVMAALVPCGHNLFCMECALRICGRAQPQCPACHVPATQAIHIFS; the protein is encoded by the exons ATGCCCGGCTCCATGTACCAGCCCGAGCCCGGGCAGCCGGCCCGCGGCCCGCCGCGCTGCCTCACCCTGctcagcccgccgccgcccgccgggcaggagccgccgCCGGagcccgagcccggccgggagcgggaggggccgccggggccgccggcgcAGGGCGAAGCCGCCGCGCTGAGGTTCGCCCTGGACCAGCTCtcgctgctggggctggagggcGCGGAGGAGccggcggggggcgcggggccgggcggcctAAGGGAgcgggagcgcggcggcggcggctccccggggccggcccccgccccggccgcgggCGCCTTCGGCAGCCTGGCCCCGCCGCTGGGGCCGCCCGCGCTGCTGCCCGAGCCGCCGGCGAGCAGGAAGAAGAGCGTGAACATGACCGAGTGCGTGCCCGTGCCCAGCTCCGAGCACGTCGCCGAGATCGTGGGCCGGCAAG GCTGCAAAATCAAAGCCCTGCGTGCCAAGACCAACACGTACATCAAGACACCGGTCAGGGGCGAGGAGCCGGTGTTCATCGTCACTGGCAGGAAGGAGGACGTGGAGATGGCCAAGCGGGAGATCCTCTCGGCCGCCGAGCACTTCTCCATGATCCGGGCCACGCGCAACAAAGTCAACGGGCTGACGGGGGCCATGCAGGGGCCCCCCAACCTGCCAGGCCAGACCACCATCCAGGTGAGGGTCCCCTACCGCGTGGTGGGGCTGGTGGtgggacccaagggagccaccATCAAGCGCATCCAGCAGCAGACGCACACCTACATCGTGACGCCCAGCCGGGACAAGGAGCCCGTGTTCGAGGTGACGGGCATGCCCGAGAACGTGGACCGGGCGCGGGAGGAGATCGAGGCGCACATCACCATGAGGACAGGCTCCTTCATCGACGTCAACGCCGACAACGACTTCCACTCCAACGGCACCGACGTCTGCCTCGACCTGCAGGGCGGCGCGGCGCCGTGGGCCAAGGCCCCCCACCCCGCCCAGCGCCCCTCGGCCGCGCTGCGCAACGACAGCctgagctccctgggcagcGGCTCCACCGAGTCCTTCTACAGCGGGCGCGTGGCGGCCGCCAGCCCCACCAGCCCCTACAGCACCTTCAGcgagcccccggccccgctgggCTCCGACGAGTGCGACTTCGGCTTCGACTTCTTGGCCCTCGACCTCACCACGCCCACCACCACCATCTGGTCGCCCTTCGAGCGCTCGGGCAACCCCCTGCAAGccttcagcagctgctcctccatcAACAGCTCGCAGAGACGCAACAGCGGCCCGGCCACGCCGCGCCACTCGCCCACCCTGCCCGAgagcggggcggcggggctggagcaCCCCTCGGCGCGCCGCATCCCCAGCGACCCCGCCGGCGCCCTGGCCTGGCTGCCCGCCCAGGGCTcgctctcctccttctccaacAGCACCggctactcctcctcctcctcgctgcCCGGCAGCATCTCGGCCGCCTCGGGCTCGCCCACCGACTCGAGCAGCTCGGACGGGCACCGCAAGAGCTCCCGGGAGTGCATGGTGTGCCTGGAGAGCGAGGTGATGGCCGCGCTGGTGCCCTGCGGCCACAACCTGTTCTGCATGGAGTGCGCCCTGCGCATCTGCGGCCGGGCGCAGCCGCAGTGCCCCGCGTGCCACGTGCCCGCCACCCAAGCCATCCACATCTTCTCCTAG